The following are encoded together in the Kwoniella europaea PYCC6329 chromosome 1, complete sequence genome:
- a CDS encoding calcium-binding protein NCS-1: MGKSQSKLSADDLADLQKNTYFDKKELQQWYKGFLKDCPSGQLNKEEFKKIYKQFFPFGDPSQFADYVFNVFDEDKSGTIEFKEFICALSVTSRGRLDEKLKWAFQLYDINQDGFITYDEMLQIVRSIYKMTGQMVQLPEDEDTPEKRVDKIFRNMDLNKDAKLTYEEFKEGSKQDPTIVQALSLYDGLV, encoded by the exons ATGGGTAAATCACAATCCAAATTATCGGCTGATGATCTCGCCGACTTGCAGAAAAATACTTATT TCGACAAGAAG GAACTTCAACAatgg TACAAAGGTTTCTTGAAGGATTGTCCAAGTGGTCAACTCAacaaggaag AATTCAAGAAAATCTATAAGCAGTTCTTCCCATTTGGTGATCCATCGCAATTCGCAGATTATGTGTTCAAC GTGTTTGACGAAGATAAGTCTGGCACAATCGAATTCAAA GAGTTCATCTGTGCTCTGTCGGTTACATCCAGAGGAAGACTCGATGAAAAGCTCAAAT GGGCTTTCCAACTGTACGATATCAACCAAGATGGGTTCATCACCTATGACGAGATGTTACAAATCGTTAGATCAATCTATAAGATGACTGGTCAGATGGTACAGCTTCCAGAGGACGAGGATACACCCGAGAAG CGTGTCGATAAGATCTTCCGAAATATGGATTTGAACAAGGATGCTAAGCTGACTTATGAAGAGTTCAAGGAGGGATCGAAACAAGATCCAACTATCgtgcag GCACTATCACTCTACGATGGTCTGGTATAG